One Amycolatopsis sp. NBC_00355 genomic window carries:
- a CDS encoding GtrA family protein — protein sequence MATTRCAPEHRPFATDPDRHHELGTHAAWYIVAGIVTTGVQAVLFLLLRDRLGSQVANLVAIALTTVGNTEFHRRVTFAGRQSNAGKRHLQDFLTFAFYAGYGSAVLAILDAVVERPTSWEETGTLLLASFVGGFVRFAVLRWWVFAHRSEPARAAHTG from the coding sequence ATGGCCACCACCAGGTGCGCACCGGAACACCGGCCCTTCGCCACCGACCCGGACCGCCACCACGAGCTCGGCACGCACGCGGCGTGGTACATCGTGGCCGGCATCGTGACAACCGGCGTCCAGGCCGTCCTGTTCCTCCTGCTGCGCGACCGGCTCGGCTCGCAGGTCGCGAACCTGGTCGCGATCGCGCTGACGACGGTCGGGAACACCGAGTTCCACCGCCGCGTCACCTTCGCCGGCCGGCAGAGCAACGCCGGGAAGCGGCACCTGCAGGACTTCCTCACGTTCGCCTTCTACGCCGGGTACGGCTCGGCCGTGCTGGCGATCCTCGACGCCGTCGTCGAGCGGCCGACGTCGTGGGAGGAGACGGGCACGCTGCTGCTGGCCAGCTTCGTCGGCGGGTTCGTGCGGTTCGCGGTGCTGCGCTGGTGGGTCTTCGCGCACCGCAGCGAACCGGCCCGGGCCGCGCACACGGGCTAG